GAGGTCGCAGGAGCCGCCCCAGAGCTCGGGCAGCACCCCGCCGATCCCGTTGAGGACCTTGCCGGAGGCCGCACGGGTGGAGACGTCCTTGCCGGCCTCAAACACCGGGAGGTTGCTTTCCCAGCCGGCCGGGAGCTTCTTGCTTTCGATGCGCTCGAGCAGGGCGGCGTTCTCCGGGTTGGCGGACTTCCAGGCGTCGAAGCCGGCAGTCCACTCCTTGCGGGCCGCGGCGCCGCGCTCGGCGACCTTGCGGGCATGGGCCAGGACGGAGGGGTCGACGTCGAAACTCTTCTCGGGGTCAAAGCCGAGCACTGTCTTCAGGGCGGCCACCTCGGCGACACCGAGGGCCGAGCCGTGGATGGCGCCGGTGTTCTGCTTCTTCGGCGACGGGTAGCCGATGACGGTGCGCAGTGAGATGATCGAGGGCTTGGACGTCTCGGCCTTCGCAACAGCCAGGGCGGTGTGGAGTTCCTGTACGTCTTCGACATATTCGCCGGTCTCGGTCCAGTCCACGCGCTGGACGTGCCAGCCGTAGGCCTCGTAGCGCTTGAGCACATCTTCAGTGAAGGCGATGTCGGTGTCGTCCTCAATGGAGATGTGGTTCTCGTCATAGACCACCACGAGGTTGCCCAGTTCCTGGTGGCCGGCCAGCGAGGAGGCCTCGCCGGTCACGCCTTCCTGGATGTCGCCGTCGGAGGCAATGACCCAGACGGTGTGGTCAAAGGGGCTGGTGCCGGAGGCGGCGTCGGGGTCCATGAGCCCGCGCATGCGGCGTTGGGAGTAGGCGAAGCCGACCGCGGAGGCCAGACCCTGGCCCAGCGGGCCCGTGGTGATTTCCACGCCCTTGGTGTGCTTGTATTCCGGGTGGCCCGGTGTCAGCGAGCCCCAGGTGCGCAGGGCTTCCAGGTCGGTGAGATCCAGGCCGTAGCCGGAGAGGAAGAGCTGGATGTAGAGGGTCAGCGAGCTGTGGCCCGGTGAGAGGATGAACCGGTCGCGGCCGGTCCAGTCGGGGTTCTTCGGGTCGTGGCGCATGACCTTCTGGAACAGGAGGTACGCTGCCGGGGCCAGGGACATGGCCGTACCCGGGTGCCCGTTGCCCACCTTCTCAACGGCGTCCGCAGCCAAAACGCGCGCGGTGTCCACTGCACGCTGGTCCTCGGACGTCCAGGAAAATGTTGCTGACTCAGCACTGAACACTGAATCTGTTGTGTTGGACAAGATGTCAACTGCATTTGCTGTCGGATTCACGGAATGATCCCCTTCGATACGGTCTTCGGCCGGTGGTGGCCGAACGGATGTTTTCTGGTTGATATTCATCATCGC
This genomic stretch from Arthrobacter dokdonellae harbors:
- the tkt gene encoding transketolase encodes the protein MSNTTDSVFSAESATFSWTSEDQRAVDTARVLAADAVEKVGNGHPGTAMSLAPAAYLLFQKVMRHDPKNPDWTGRDRFILSPGHSSLTLYIQLFLSGYGLDLTDLEALRTWGSLTPGHPEYKHTKGVEITTGPLGQGLASAVGFAYSQRRMRGLMDPDAASGTSPFDHTVWVIASDGDIQEGVTGEASSLAGHQELGNLVVVYDENHISIEDDTDIAFTEDVLKRYEAYGWHVQRVDWTETGEYVEDVQELHTALAVAKAETSKPSIISLRTVIGYPSPKKQNTGAIHGSALGVAEVAALKTVLGFDPEKSFDVDPSVLAHARKVAERGAAARKEWTAGFDAWKSANPENAALLERIESKKLPAGWESNLPVFEAGKDVSTRAASGKVLNGIGGVLPELWGGSCDLAGSNNTTIDGYGSFVPASKQTGTWSGGPYGRVLHFGIREHAAASIVNGIHLGGPTRAFSGTFLIFSDYQRPAIRLSALMGVPSIYVWSHDSIGLGEDGPTHQPVEQLATLRAIPGLDVVRPGDANEVSAAWKKILETTDHPAGIVLTRQNVPTFARGTGAATATEFGSAAGVAKGGYVLAEAVRDGAVVTADVILVATGSEVQLAVEAREVLAGDGIAARVVSMPSVEWFHAQPAEYRESVLPEAVKARVSVEAGLALGWKEFVGDAGRSVSLEHFGASADYQRLFQEFGITTEAVAAAAKESLAAAVN